From Cataglyphis hispanica isolate Lineage 1 chromosome 3, ULB_Chis1_1.0, whole genome shotgun sequence, a single genomic window includes:
- the LOC126859289 gene encoding transmembrane protein 192, whose translation MEEEQSFQPILSSQEEDTFQQLNTVPIVSIPLLLGVSLEIAGIVFVSVWPEEQNKCDTYFTYLYLHCAYWLIVMVTDHVVKMRHHKLRINGYLDFYQITYRLIRTPLFITSLWNTCYLLLAVILHHTHKTDYERYCRTSEWFTPLNYIFLLTSLEIMIIVPAYINYIKKVMRFNQLRPLPDVTHDEWLSSFTQDSYAGMGEVGYHQRGTNLEELLEKQADFIRYLRDHNVKLSHRIMLLASQHRAMEP comes from the exons ATGGAAGAAGAGCAGTCCTTTCAACCAATCTTGAGTTCTCAAGAAGAGGACACTTTTCAGCAGTTGAACACTGTGCCAATCGTATCTATACCACTTTTGCTTGGA GTTTCATTGGAAATTGCTGGGATTGTGTTTGTGTCTGTCTGGCCAGAAGAGCAAAACAAATGTgacacatattttacatacttaTACTTACATTGTGCCTATTGGCTGATAGTCATGGTGACGGATCATGTTGTCAAGATGAGGCATCATAAATTGCGTATCAATGGATACTTAGATTTCTATCAAATAACATATCGACTTATAAGAACGCCCCTTTTTATCACATCATTGTGGAACACATGTTATTTGCTATTAGCTGTGATTCTACATCACACGCACAAAACCGATTATGAGCGATACTGTAGAACGTCGGAATGGTTCACGCCGcttaactatatttttcttttaactagtttggaaattatgataattgtgccagcttatattaattatatca AGAAAGTTATGAGATTCAATCAGTTACGTCCATTGCCCGATGTTACTCACGACGAATGGCTGTCATCCTTTACACAAGATTCCTACGCCGGAATGGGAGAAGTCGGTTATCATCAAAGGGGAACAAATTTGGAAGAATTATTGGAAAAACAGGCAGACTTCATAAGATATTTGAGGGATCACAATGTAAAACTAAGTCACAGAATAATGCTATTAGCATCTCAACATAGAGCAATGGAACCATAA
- the LOC126859311 gene encoding uncharacterized protein LOC126859311 has product MVRGSLPDIAVTMASGREIHGAFSLIVDDVDSQSILSDGSDLDGLSRESSSQNSASQTPLDSPGGPRERIKQIQVEAETRRGEFARLLEEHAQVVRKLKMMEAEEQLSATTATGNATVIGGAHA; this is encoded by the exons GATCATTACCGGATATCGCAGTGACGATGGCATCGGGCAGAGAAATCCACGGTGCTTTCAG TCTCATCGTGGACGACGTGGATTCGCAGTCGATCCTGAGTGATGGCTCCGACTTAGACGGACTGTCGCGCGAGAGCAGCTCGCAGAACTCGGCGTCACAGACGCCCCTGGATAGTCCTGGTGGACCGCGCGAGAGGATCAAGCAGATCCAGGTTGAGGCCGAGACTAGACGGGGCGAGTTCGCCAGGCTGTTAGAGGAGCACGCGCAGGTGGTGCGCAAGCTAAAGATGATGGAGGCGGAGGAGCAATTGTCGGCAACGACGGCGACCGGAAACGCGACGGTGATCGGCGGTGCGCACGCGTGA